The Toxorhynchites rutilus septentrionalis strain SRP chromosome 3, ASM2978413v1, whole genome shotgun sequence genome includes a region encoding these proteins:
- the LOC129775769 gene encoding SLIT and NTRK-like protein 4, which translates to MVKLYSIIISALAIAGAAYSESCGEKFRGKCNCGLQVYNYQTRYVVNCTDQGFRDTTVLEYLPPQTEVIIFTGNYIEELPWNVFGAINDLVNLTIVDMSNNHIHEIRGKTYHHVPNVKRLILNHNNLSISRFDDDEYNHHHPRVFSNFINLMELHLTNAFSDNTSAELSADLHDIFVSSNLTKLVKLHLEQNEISKFNDKRVFCDLPSLLDLHLGDNLLKEINFNITCLQKLRFLDLERNKFEALRPHDMNMMDTLQAQQGRSINFLVDFTFNPFNCDCSINPLYEWMHKTNVTVRNRDYLKCYRNKKHEEVILSLNMKKCQKARVAKQDHTVTLVFVLICLSCILVLLVGSLIYVSKDKLKTMITPVVDHVSKKVQYTSIKNEEAPEQYV; encoded by the coding sequence ATGGTCAAACTGTACAGTATCATAATTTCGGCGCTAGCTATTGCAGGCGCCGCATATTCCGAAAGTTGTGGCGAAAAGTTTCGTGGCAAATGTAACTGTGGCTTGCAAGTATACAACTACCAAACACGTTATGTGGTGAACTGCACCGATCAAGGCTTTCGGGATACGACAGTATTGGAGTATCTTCCCCCACAGACAGAAGTGATCATCTTCACCGGGAACTACATCGAGGAGCTTCCATGGAACGTGTTCGGAGCGATAAACGATTTGGTGAATCTAACTATCGTTGACATGAGTAACAATCACATACATGAAATACGCGGCAAAACATATCATCATGTACCGAACGTTAAGCGTTTGATTCTGAATCACAACaatttaagcatttcaaggtTCGACGATGACGAATACAACCATCACCATCCGAGGGTGTTCTCGAACTTCATTAATTTGATGGAGCTACATTTGACGAATGCATTTTCGGACAACACTTCCGCCGAACTGTCAGCCGATCTTCACGACATTTTTGTTAGCAGCAATCTGACGAAGCTAGTTAAACTTCACCTGGAACAAAACGAGATTTCCAAGTTCAATGACAAAAGAGTGTTCTGCGATCTGCCTTCCCTGCTGGACCTACATCTTGGAGATAATCTTCTCAAAGAAATCAATTTCAACATCACCTGTCTACAGAAGTTGCGTTTCCTTGATCTGGAACGCAACAAGTTCGAAGCGTTGCGACCACATGATATGAACATGATGGACACACTCCAGGCTCAACAGGGACGGTCTATCAATTTTCTAGTAGATTTCACCTTCAATCCATTCAACTGTGACTGCAGCATCAATCCGCTTTATGAGTGGATGCATAAAACTAACGTAACCGTACGCAATCGAGATTACCTGAAGTGTTATCGTAACAAAAAGCACGAGGAAGTGATTCTCTCGCTGAACATGAAGAAATGTCAAAAGGCACGTGTCGCTAAGCAGGACCACACTGTCACACTAGTCTTTGTGTTGATCTGTCTGAGCTGTATCCTGGTGTTGCTTGTTGGGTCGTTAATTTACGTCAGTAAGGATAAACTGAAGACAATGATTACCCCGGTGGTGGATCACGTTTCCAAGAAGGTACAGTACACCAGCATCAAGAATGAAGAAGCCCCAGAGCAGTACGTATGA